Proteins found in one Lates calcarifer isolate ASB-BC8 linkage group LG8, TLL_Latcal_v3, whole genome shotgun sequence genomic segment:
- the rab41 gene encoding ras-related protein Rab-41 isoform X1 — protein MSTTTGGGEFGNPLRKFKLVFLGEQSVGKTSLITRFMYDSFDNTYQATIGIDFLSKTMYLEDRTIRLQLWDTAGQERFRSLIPSYIRDSAAAVVVYDIANLNSFQQTSKWIDDVRTERGSDVIIMLVGNKTDLADKRQVSVEAAERKARELNVMYIETSAKAGYNVKQLFRRVAAALPGMDSTPEKSKEDMIDIKLEKQPEMTVTESSCSC, from the exons atgtCAACCACGACCGGCGGCGGAGAGTTTGGCAACCCTCTACGAAAGTTCAAGCTCGTCTTTCTGGGAGAACAGAGTG ttgGGAAGACCTCACTCATCACCAGGTTTATGTATGACAGTTTCGACAACACTTATCAG GCAACAATTGGCATTGACTTTTTGTCAAAAACCATGTACCTAGAAGATCGCACG ATTCGGCTGCAGCTCTGGGATACAGCCGGACAGGAACGCTTCCGCAGCCTCATCCCCAGTTACATCCGCGACTCAGCCGCTGCTGTGGTGGTTTATGACATAGCCA ATCTAAATTCATTCCAGCAAACCTCAAAGTGGATTGATGATGttagaacagagagaggaagtgatgtcatTATCATGCTTGTGGGGAACAAAACAGACTTGGCGGATAAAAG GCAAGTTTCTGTTGAGGCGGCAGAGAGGAAAGCTCGTGAGCTCAATGTGATGTACATAGAGACCAGTGCCAAGGCTGGCTATAACGTCAAACAG CTGTTCCGCCGTGTTGCTGCTGCATTGCCAGGGATGGACAGCACaccagagaaaagcaaagaggaCA TGATCGACATCAAACTGGAGAAACAGCCAGAGATGACTGTCACCGAGAGCAGCTGCTCATGCTAG
- the arr3b gene encoding arrestin 3b, retinal (X-arrestin) isoform X1, with amino-acid sequence MSKVFKKTSGNGHIALYLGKRDFVDNVDSVEVVDGVIKVDPSGLDGRKVYVYLACAFRYGSDDLDVIGLSFRRDIWIQRVQVYPPTGANATKSPMQESLMKKVGEQGCPFSFQLPTNLPCSVALQPGPNDSGKACGVDFEVKGYIANAADNADEVIEKKDTCRLMIRKIQFAPANNKPGPKAEISKQFMMTDKPVHLEASLEKEIYYHGDPITVKVKINNETSKVVKKIKITVEQLTSVVLYSSDTYTKPVCSEEFAETINANSTFEKSFQITPLLANNKEKRGLSVDGRLKDEDTHLASTTLSQGDKEMQGIIVSYKVKVNLMVSGGGLLGGLTGSDVTVELPLTLMSPKPAANWIKGLFSSGLTSDLSPWKDEMTSKGIHRSDREHRTQRNSTPLTRSTICHWVTTML; translated from the exons ATGTCAAA GGTATTTAAGAAGACCAGCGGCAATGGACAT ATTGCCCTGTACTTGGGGAAGAGAGATTTTGTGGACAACGTGGATTCAGTGGAAGTAGTTG ATGGGGTAATTAAAGTGGACCCCTCTGGTCTTGATGGCAGAAAAG TATATGTCTACCTTGCTTGTGCCTTCCGCTATGGAAGCGATGACCTGGATGTCATTGGGCTGTCCTTCAGGAGAGACATCTGGATACAGCGCGTTCAGGTGTATCCACCTACAGGTGCAAACGCAACCAAATCACCAATGCAAGAATCCCTCATGAAGAAAGTTGGAGAGCAAGGATGTCCCTTTTCCTTCCAG CTGCCAACAAATCTCCCATGCTCAGTCGCCTTGCAGCCTGGGCCAAATGATTCCGGCAAG GCCTGTGGCGTGGACTTCGAGGTTAAAGGATACATTGCCAACGCAGCTGACAATGCAGATGAAGTAATTGAGAAGAA GGACACTTGCCGTCTGATGATTCGTAAAATACAGTTCGCACCAGCTAACAACAAGCCCGGACCCAAGGCTGAAATTTCCAAGCAATTCATGATGACTGACAAACCAGTTCACCTGGAGGCCTCCCTTGAAAAAGAG atttattacCACGGAGATCCAATCACTGTCAAAGTGAAAATCAACAATGAAACCAGTAAGGTTGTGAAGAAAATCAAGATCACAG ttgAGCAGCTAACAAGTGTGGTCCTCTACTCATCTGACACTTACACCAAGCCAGTCTGCTCTGAGGAGTTTGC GGAGACAATAAATGCCAACTCTACATTTGAGAAGTCTTTCCAAATTACTCCACTGCTGGCCAACAACAAAGAGAAGCGAGGTCTGTCAGTGGATGGACGGCTAAAAGATGAGGACACCCACCTCGCATCCACTACCCT GAGTCAAGGAGACAAGGAAATGCAGGGAATCATTGTGTCCTACAAAGTCAAGGTCAACCTGATGGTGTCCGGCGGAGG CCTGCTGGGTGGCCTGACAGGAAG tgacGTCACTGTGGAGCTGCCTCTGACTCTGATGTCCCCAAAACCCGCAG CAAACTGGATTAAAGGCCTCTTTAGTTCAG GGCTGACATCAGACTTGAGTCCATGGAAGGATGAGATGACCAGCAAAGGAATTCACCGGTCTGACAGAGAACACAGGACACAAAGGAACTCAACACCACTGACAAGAAGCACTATATGTCACTGGGTTACTACAATGCTCTGA
- the rab41 gene encoding ras-related protein Rab-41 isoform X2, with product MSTTTGGGEFGNPLRKFKLVFLGEQSVGKTSLITRFMYDSFDNTYQATIGIDFLSKTMYLEDRTVRLQLWDTAGQERFRSLIPSYIRDSTIAVVVYDITNLNSFQQTSKWIDDVRTERGSDVIIMLVGNKTDLADKRQVSVEAAERKARELNVMYIETSAKAGYNVKQLFRRVAAALPGMDSTPEKSKEDMIDIKLEKQPEMTVTESSCSC from the exons atgtCAACCACGACCGGCGGCGGAGAGTTTGGCAACCCTCTACGAAAGTTCAAGCTCGTCTTTCTGGGAGAACAGAGTG ttgGGAAGACCTCACTCATCACCAGGTTTATGTATGACAGTTTCGACAACACTTATCAG GCAACAATTGGCATTGACTTTTTGTCAAAAACCATGTACCTAGAAGATCGCACG GTCCGGCTCCAGCTCTGGGACACTGCCGGACAGGAGCGTTTTCGTAGCCTAATTCCCAGCTACATCCGTGATTCTACCATTGCTGTGGTTGTTTATGACATCACCA ATCTAAATTCATTCCAGCAAACCTCAAAGTGGATTGATGATGttagaacagagagaggaagtgatgtcatTATCATGCTTGTGGGGAACAAAACAGACTTGGCGGATAAAAG GCAAGTTTCTGTTGAGGCGGCAGAGAGGAAAGCTCGTGAGCTCAATGTGATGTACATAGAGACCAGTGCCAAGGCTGGCTATAACGTCAAACAG CTGTTCCGCCGTGTTGCTGCTGCATTGCCAGGGATGGACAGCACaccagagaaaagcaaagaggaCA TGATCGACATCAAACTGGAGAAACAGCCAGAGATGACTGTCACCGAGAGCAGCTGCTCATGCTAG
- the rab41 gene encoding ras-related protein Rab-41 isoform X3 — MSTTTGGGEFGNPLRKFKLVFLGEQSVGKTSLITRFMYDSFDNTYQATIGIDFLSKTMYLEDRTIRLQLWDTAGQERFRSLIPSYIRDSAAAVVVYDIANLNSFQQTSKWIDDVRTERGSDVIIMLVGNKTDLADKRQITTEEGEQRAKELNVMFIETSAKTGYNVKQLFRRVAAALPGMDSTPEKSKEDMIDIKLEKQPEMTVTESSCSC, encoded by the exons atgtCAACCACGACCGGCGGCGGAGAGTTTGGCAACCCTCTACGAAAGTTCAAGCTCGTCTTTCTGGGAGAACAGAGTG ttgGGAAGACCTCACTCATCACCAGGTTTATGTATGACAGTTTCGACAACACTTATCAG GCAACAATTGGCATTGACTTTTTGTCAAAAACCATGTACCTAGAAGATCGCACG ATTCGGCTGCAGCTCTGGGATACAGCCGGACAGGAACGCTTCCGCAGCCTCATCCCCAGTTACATCCGCGACTCAGCCGCTGCTGTGGTGGTTTATGACATAGCCA ATCTAAATTCATTCCAGCAAACCTCAAAGTGGATTGATGATGttagaacagagagaggaagtgatgtcatTATCATGCTTGTGGGGAACAAAACAGACTTGGCGGATAAAAG ACAGATCACCACGGAGGAGGGCGAGCAGAGAGCTAAGGAACTGAATGTCATGTTCATTGAAACCAGCGCAAAGACTGGCTACAATGTCAAACAG CTGTTCCGCCGTGTTGCTGCTGCATTGCCAGGGATGGACAGCACaccagagaaaagcaaagaggaCA TGATCGACATCAAACTGGAGAAACAGCCAGAGATGACTGTCACCGAGAGCAGCTGCTCATGCTAG
- the rab41 gene encoding ras-related protein Rab-41 isoform X4, translated as MSTTTGGGEFGNPLRKFKLVFLGEQSVGKTSLITRFMYDSFDNTYQATIGIDFLSKTMYLEDRTVRLQLWDTAGQERFRSLIPSYIRDSTIAVVVYDITNLNSFQQTSKWIDDVRTERGSDVIIMLVGNKTDLADKRQITTEEGEQRAKELNVMFIETSAKTGYNVKQLFRRVAAALPGMDSTPEKSKEDMIDIKLEKQPEMTVTESSCSC; from the exons atgtCAACCACGACCGGCGGCGGAGAGTTTGGCAACCCTCTACGAAAGTTCAAGCTCGTCTTTCTGGGAGAACAGAGTG ttgGGAAGACCTCACTCATCACCAGGTTTATGTATGACAGTTTCGACAACACTTATCAG GCAACAATTGGCATTGACTTTTTGTCAAAAACCATGTACCTAGAAGATCGCACG GTCCGGCTCCAGCTCTGGGACACTGCCGGACAGGAGCGTTTTCGTAGCCTAATTCCCAGCTACATCCGTGATTCTACCATTGCTGTGGTTGTTTATGACATCACCA ATCTAAATTCATTCCAGCAAACCTCAAAGTGGATTGATGATGttagaacagagagaggaagtgatgtcatTATCATGCTTGTGGGGAACAAAACAGACTTGGCGGATAAAAG ACAGATCACCACGGAGGAGGGCGAGCAGAGAGCTAAGGAACTGAATGTCATGTTCATTGAAACCAGCGCAAAGACTGGCTACAATGTCAAACAG CTGTTCCGCCGTGTTGCTGCTGCATTGCCAGGGATGGACAGCACaccagagaaaagcaaagaggaCA TGATCGACATCAAACTGGAGAAACAGCCAGAGATGACTGTCACCGAGAGCAGCTGCTCATGCTAG
- the arr3b gene encoding arrestin 3b, retinal (X-arrestin) isoform X2: MSKVFKKTSGNGHIALYLGKRDFVDNVDSVEVVDGVIKVDPSGLDGRKVYVYLACAFRYGSDDLDVIGLSFRRDIWIQRVQVYPPTGANATKSPMQESLMKKVGEQGCPFSFQLPTNLPCSVALQPGPNDSGKACGVDFEVKGYIANAADNADEVIEKKDTCRLMIRKIQFAPANNKPGPKAEISKQFMMTDKPVHLEASLEKEIYYHGDPITVKVKINNETSKVVKKIKITVEQLTSVVLYSSDTYTKPVCSEEFAETINANSTFEKSFQITPLLANNKEKRGLSVDGRLKDEDTHLASTTLSQGDKEMQGIIVSYKVKVNLMVSGGGLLGGLTGSDVTVELPLTLMSPKPAGLTSDLSPWKDEMTSKGIHRSDREHRTQRNSTPLTRSTICHWVTTML, translated from the exons ATGTCAAA GGTATTTAAGAAGACCAGCGGCAATGGACAT ATTGCCCTGTACTTGGGGAAGAGAGATTTTGTGGACAACGTGGATTCAGTGGAAGTAGTTG ATGGGGTAATTAAAGTGGACCCCTCTGGTCTTGATGGCAGAAAAG TATATGTCTACCTTGCTTGTGCCTTCCGCTATGGAAGCGATGACCTGGATGTCATTGGGCTGTCCTTCAGGAGAGACATCTGGATACAGCGCGTTCAGGTGTATCCACCTACAGGTGCAAACGCAACCAAATCACCAATGCAAGAATCCCTCATGAAGAAAGTTGGAGAGCAAGGATGTCCCTTTTCCTTCCAG CTGCCAACAAATCTCCCATGCTCAGTCGCCTTGCAGCCTGGGCCAAATGATTCCGGCAAG GCCTGTGGCGTGGACTTCGAGGTTAAAGGATACATTGCCAACGCAGCTGACAATGCAGATGAAGTAATTGAGAAGAA GGACACTTGCCGTCTGATGATTCGTAAAATACAGTTCGCACCAGCTAACAACAAGCCCGGACCCAAGGCTGAAATTTCCAAGCAATTCATGATGACTGACAAACCAGTTCACCTGGAGGCCTCCCTTGAAAAAGAG atttattacCACGGAGATCCAATCACTGTCAAAGTGAAAATCAACAATGAAACCAGTAAGGTTGTGAAGAAAATCAAGATCACAG ttgAGCAGCTAACAAGTGTGGTCCTCTACTCATCTGACACTTACACCAAGCCAGTCTGCTCTGAGGAGTTTGC GGAGACAATAAATGCCAACTCTACATTTGAGAAGTCTTTCCAAATTACTCCACTGCTGGCCAACAACAAAGAGAAGCGAGGTCTGTCAGTGGATGGACGGCTAAAAGATGAGGACACCCACCTCGCATCCACTACCCT GAGTCAAGGAGACAAGGAAATGCAGGGAATCATTGTGTCCTACAAAGTCAAGGTCAACCTGATGGTGTCCGGCGGAGG CCTGCTGGGTGGCCTGACAGGAAG tgacGTCACTGTGGAGCTGCCTCTGACTCTGATGTCCCCAAAACCCGCAG GGCTGACATCAGACTTGAGTCCATGGAAGGATGAGATGACCAGCAAAGGAATTCACCGGTCTGACAGAGAACACAGGACACAAAGGAACTCAACACCACTGACAAGAAGCACTATATGTCACTGGGTTACTACAATGCTCTGA